One part of the Marinobacterium rhizophilum genome encodes these proteins:
- a CDS encoding SDR family oxidoreductase: protein MSFNLTARVAVVTGGSSGIGLETVRLLLAEGAKVAWCGRNPARLAESERLMREAFPAGQMLSLCCDVLDRGQVEAFAAQVREAFGGVDCLINNAGQGRVSSFAETADEDWLAEAELKLFSVINPVRAFQPMLEASDCASITNVNSLLALQPEPHMIATSAARAGLLNLSHSLSHEFAARGIRVNSILLGMVESGQWRRRFEDRSDKSMDWDSWIAAIAAKRGIPLGRLGKPEEPARALVFLASPLASFTTGAALDVSGGFNRHL, encoded by the coding sequence ATGAGCTTTAACCTGACAGCCAGGGTTGCCGTGGTGACCGGGGGTTCCTCCGGCATCGGTCTGGAAACCGTGCGTCTGCTGCTGGCAGAAGGTGCAAAAGTCGCCTGGTGCGGCCGCAATCCCGCGCGCCTGGCCGAGTCCGAGCGCCTGATGCGTGAAGCCTTTCCGGCGGGTCAAATGCTGTCGCTGTGCTGCGATGTGCTGGACCGCGGCCAGGTTGAGGCCTTTGCCGCCCAGGTCCGGGAGGCTTTCGGTGGCGTCGACTGCCTGATCAACAATGCCGGCCAGGGCCGTGTCAGTTCGTTCGCCGAAACGGCGGATGAGGACTGGCTGGCCGAGGCTGAACTGAAACTGTTCAGCGTGATCAACCCGGTAAGGGCTTTCCAGCCCATGCTGGAAGCCTCGGACTGCGCCTCCATTACCAACGTCAACTCGTTGCTGGCGTTGCAGCCCGAACCCCACATGATCGCCACCTCGGCGGCACGGGCGGGCCTGCTGAACCTGAGCCACTCGCTGTCCCACGAATTTGCCGCCAGGGGCATCCGCGTCAATTCCATCCTGCTGGGCATGGTGGAATCCGGCCAGTGGCGCCGTCGCTTCGAAGATCGCAGCGACAAGAGCATGGACTGGGACAGCTGGATCGCCGCCATCGCCGCCAAGCGCGGCATCCCGTTGGGCCGCCTGGGCAAGCCCGAGGAGCCGGCCCGTGCGCTGGTGTTCCTGGCATCGCCCCTGGCGTCTTTCACCACCGGCGCGGCACTGGATGTGTCCGGCGGCTTTAACCGGCATCTTTGA
- a CDS encoding aspartate dehydrogenase, protein MKQLMMIGFGAMAREVLALLPEDLSLQWLLVPVTSVAAARGQVAAGVQVISDIEACNGTPDLVVECAGQGAIRQHGEAVLARGWDLGVISVGAFADNALLDRLQSAAVAGRARIHALAGAIAGIDGLAAAKEGGLDEVVYCARKSPKSWKGSPAETLIDLDSITEATVFYRGTAREAALRFPANANVAATIALAGVGMDDTRVELMADPGIERNQHLICARGRFGEMKLELSGLPLPSNPKTSTLAALSVVRACRHSTASLLI, encoded by the coding sequence ATGAAACAGTTAATGATGATCGGTTTTGGCGCCATGGCCCGCGAAGTGCTCGCCCTGCTGCCCGAAGACCTCAGCCTGCAGTGGCTGCTGGTACCGGTAACTAGCGTTGCGGCGGCGCGCGGCCAGGTGGCCGCCGGTGTCCAGGTGATCAGTGATATCGAAGCCTGCAACGGCACGCCGGACCTGGTGGTTGAATGTGCCGGCCAGGGCGCAATTCGTCAGCACGGCGAGGCAGTGCTGGCACGGGGCTGGGACCTGGGCGTGATTTCGGTCGGTGCCTTTGCCGACAATGCGCTGCTGGACCGGCTGCAGAGCGCGGCGGTGGCGGGCCGGGCCCGCATCCATGCGCTGGCCGGTGCCATCGCCGGTATCGATGGCCTGGCGGCGGCGAAAGAAGGGGGGCTGGATGAGGTGGTGTACTGCGCGCGCAAGAGCCCGAAAAGCTGGAAAGGCAGCCCGGCCGAAACCCTGATCGACCTGGACAGCATTACCGAAGCCACGGTGTTTTATCGCGGCACGGCCCGGGAGGCGGCATTGCGGTTCCCGGCCAATGCCAATGTGGCGGCGACCATCGCCCTGGCCGGTGTCGGCATGGACGATACCCGGGTCGAGCTGATGGCGGACCCCGGAATCGAGCGCAACCAGCACCTGATCTGCGCCCGCGGCCGTTTCGGTGAAATGAAGCTCGAGCTGAGCGGCCTGCCGCTGCCGAGCAATCCCAAGACGTCGACCCTGGCGGCGCTGAGCGTTGTCCGGGCGTGCCGGCACAGCACCGCGTCCCTGTTGATCTGA
- a CDS encoding alpha/beta fold hydrolase → MASVLTDKLSQFPLQTLQLNGRRLAYREAGEGPVLLLLHGISSGSGSWVCQLEALSDRFRVIAWDAPGYGGSDALDTDTPTALDYAAALLELVQALELQSPLLVGHSLGALQAAAFASLHGERLAGLVLADPAQGYGQADAATQQDVFRKRPALLEALGPEGLARERAPALLAADASDDKVALVADGMRRLGLAGFSAASWLLAHDDIGRYLPDYRGSVWVLCGDEDRITPPESAMALAQHCGAARYVALSGAGHASYIDAPAAFAAAIDDYAQVLLQGPAVITGGEQ, encoded by the coding sequence ATGGCGTCCGTTCTGACCGACAAGCTGAGCCAGTTCCCGCTGCAAACGCTGCAGCTCAATGGCCGTCGCCTGGCGTATCGCGAGGCGGGGGAAGGCCCGGTGCTGCTGTTGTTGCATGGTATCAGTTCCGGCTCCGGCTCCTGGGTCTGCCAGCTCGAGGCCCTGAGCGACCGCTTTCGTGTGATCGCCTGGGATGCGCCGGGCTACGGCGGCAGCGATGCGCTGGATACCGATACCCCGACGGCGCTGGACTATGCGGCGGCGCTGCTGGAATTGGTACAGGCGCTGGAGCTGCAAAGCCCGCTGCTGGTGGGACATTCCCTTGGCGCCCTGCAGGCAGCGGCCTTTGCCAGCCTGCACGGCGAGCGCCTGGCGGGCCTGGTGCTGGCGGATCCGGCTCAAGGCTACGGTCAGGCGGACGCGGCCACGCAGCAGGATGTGTTTCGCAAGCGCCCGGCCCTGCTTGAGGCGCTCGGGCCCGAGGGGCTGGCGCGGGAGCGCGCGCCGGCACTGCTGGCGGCGGATGCCAGTGACGACAAGGTGGCGTTGGTGGCCGATGGCATGCGACGCCTGGGCCTGGCCGGTTTCAGCGCCGCGTCCTGGCTGCTGGCCCACGATGATATCGGGCGTTACCTGCCGGATTATCGGGGCAGCGTTTGGGTGCTCTGTGGTGATGAAGACCGCATTACGCCGCCTGAGTCTGCAATGGCGCTGGCGCAGCACTGTGGTGCGGCGCGCTACGTGGCGCTGTCCGGTGCCGGGCACGCCAGCTATATCGATGCGCCGGCGGCCTTCGCCGCCGCCATCGACGATTATGCACAGGTCCTGCTACAGGGCCCGGCCGTTATTACTGGAGGCGAACAATGA
- a CDS encoding aspartate ammonia-lyase → MSDPTVAAVRLEKDLLGELPVPVEAYYGIQTLRACNNFALSGVTLAHFPRLINALAMVKQAAAQANAELGQLAPEKARAIQAATQAIIGGDYHDQFVVDMIQGGAGTSTNMNANEVIANIGLESMGREKGDYQALHPNNDVNLSQSTNDAYPTAVRLSILLSHGDLVTSLVSLRGAFSAKAEEFAQVIKMGRTQLQDAVPMTLGQEFRAWASTLGEDISRIAALSELLTEVNLGGTAIGTGINADPRYGALAIAQLSRISGISLRQSEDLIEASSDMGAFVLFSSMLKRLALKLSKIANDLRLLSMGPRAGINEINLPAQQPGSSIMPGKVNPVIPEAVNQVAYQVMGHDLAICMAAEAGQLQLNAMEPLIAYNILEQMRLLKRAMQMFEEKCIVGISANEEHCASMVHNSIGIVTALNPFLGYENATRIAKRALQENRSVVELVEEEGLMAPEQLREVLRPERMVATG, encoded by the coding sequence ATGTCGGACCCGACTGTCGCCGCGGTGCGGCTGGAAAAAGACCTGCTGGGCGAGCTGCCCGTGCCGGTGGAAGCCTATTACGGCATTCAAACCCTGCGCGCCTGCAACAACTTCGCGCTCAGCGGCGTCACCCTGGCGCACTTCCCGCGCCTGATCAATGCGCTGGCGATGGTCAAGCAGGCGGCGGCCCAGGCCAACGCCGAACTGGGCCAGCTCGCACCCGAGAAGGCCCGGGCGATCCAGGCCGCGACCCAGGCGATTATCGGCGGCGACTACCACGACCAGTTCGTCGTCGACATGATCCAGGGCGGCGCCGGCACCTCGACCAACATGAACGCCAACGAGGTGATCGCCAATATCGGCCTCGAGTCCATGGGGCGGGAGAAAGGCGATTACCAGGCACTGCACCCCAACAACGACGTCAACCTGTCCCAGTCCACCAACGATGCCTACCCGACCGCGGTAAGGCTGAGCATTCTGCTCAGTCACGGCGACCTGGTGACCTCGCTGGTCTCCTTGCGTGGTGCCTTCAGCGCCAAGGCGGAGGAGTTCGCGCAGGTGATCAAGATGGGCCGCACCCAGCTGCAGGACGCGGTGCCCATGACCCTGGGGCAGGAATTCAGGGCCTGGGCCAGTACTCTGGGCGAGGACATCAGCCGCATCGCCGCGCTGTCGGAACTGCTGACCGAGGTGAACCTGGGCGGCACTGCCATCGGTACCGGCATCAATGCCGACCCGCGCTACGGCGCCCTGGCCATTGCCCAGCTGTCACGTATTAGCGGCATCTCGCTGCGCCAGTCCGAGGACCTGATCGAGGCCTCGTCCGACATGGGGGCCTTCGTGCTGTTCTCCAGCATGCTCAAGCGCCTGGCGCTCAAGCTGTCGAAGATCGCCAATGACCTGCGCCTGCTGAGCATGGGGCCGCGGGCCGGCATCAACGAGATCAACCTGCCGGCGCAGCAGCCGGGCAGCTCCATCATGCCGGGCAAGGTCAACCCGGTGATTCCGGAAGCGGTGAACCAGGTCGCCTACCAGGTCATGGGGCATGACCTGGCCATCTGCATGGCGGCGGAAGCTGGTCAGCTGCAGCTCAATGCCATGGAGCCACTGATCGCTTACAACATCCTGGAACAGATGCGCCTGCTCAAGCGGGCGATGCAGATGTTCGAGGAAAAGTGCATTGTCGGTATCAGCGCCAACGAGGAACACTGTGCCTCGATGGTGCACAACAGCATCGGTATCGTTACGGCGCTTAATCCGTTCCTGGGGTATGAGAACGCTACCCGCATCGCCAAGCGGGCGCTGCAGGAAAACCGCAGCGTGGTGGAGCTGGTGGAGGAAGAGGGGCTTATGGCACCCGAGCAGCTGCGCGAAGTGCTGCGCCCCGAGCGCATGGTCGCCACGGGCTGA
- a CDS encoding thiamine pyrophosphate-binding protein, producing MSEQVTVGEVVARILEAHGVANVYGVISIHNLPVADAIGRRGEIAFVPARGEAGCVTMADAHARFAGLGVALTSTGAGAGNAIGSLIEAGNAASPVLHITGQVEREYLDRDASFIHEARDQLTFLKASSKAAYRISHPESAAGIVREAIRVARSVPMGPVSIEIPIDVQAATIELPLDLGPIEPAVLPVPASAELESLAAQLKSARRPLLWIGGGAAGCEAQVKALADKGVPVVSSTHGRGILPDSHPRSLRAFHNSASFKDLCKDSDLVIVAGSRLRSNETLTYSLEFGKPLVQIDAFAAAQNRNYRADRFICADAKVALAYLADALGEAEKVDADYDRAIATVVEQSVAALSDQVGNYAGICNALRDALPEDGILVRDITMSGSTWGSRLFEVNGANRNIHSLAGAIGLGLAHAIGSAIANPTRKVVGLVGDGGLMLGIGEMATMVQENTDLVLIVMNDSGYGVMRGIQNNYFDGRQYYNELHTPNYRDVGTAMGMPSWQVGSVEEFDSAIRDAIAIEGPAVIEVDMHRVGPLNFAGPPQKKLY from the coding sequence ATGTCTGAACAAGTTACCGTCGGCGAAGTCGTCGCCCGCATTCTAGAAGCCCATGGCGTTGCCAACGTCTACGGCGTGATTTCCATCCATAACCTGCCGGTGGCCGATGCCATTGGCCGTCGCGGCGAGATCGCCTTTGTGCCGGCCCGCGGCGAAGCCGGCTGCGTCACCATGGCCGATGCCCATGCCCGCTTTGCAGGTCTGGGCGTGGCCCTGACCAGCACCGGCGCCGGCGCCGGCAATGCCATTGGCTCCCTGATTGAGGCTGGCAATGCCGCGAGCCCGGTGCTGCATATTACCGGCCAGGTGGAGCGCGAATACCTGGACCGCGATGCCAGCTTTATCCATGAAGCCAGGGACCAACTGACCTTCCTCAAGGCCAGCAGCAAGGCGGCGTACCGCATCAGCCATCCGGAAAGTGCCGCCGGCATTGTGCGTGAAGCCATCCGTGTCGCCCGCAGCGTCCCCATGGGCCCGGTCAGCATCGAGATCCCCATCGATGTACAGGCCGCAACCATCGAACTGCCGCTGGATCTGGGCCCCATCGAGCCCGCCGTGCTGCCGGTGCCGGCATCCGCCGAGCTGGAAAGCCTGGCGGCGCAGCTGAAAAGCGCCAGACGCCCGCTGCTGTGGATCGGTGGCGGTGCCGCCGGCTGTGAAGCGCAAGTAAAGGCGCTGGCCGACAAGGGGGTGCCGGTGGTGTCCAGCACTCACGGTCGCGGCATCCTGCCGGACAGTCATCCGCGCAGCCTGCGGGCCTTTCACAACAGCGCGTCCTTCAAGGACCTGTGCAAGGACAGCGACCTGGTGATCGTGGCGGGCTCGCGCCTGCGCAGCAACGAGACCCTGACCTACTCGCTGGAGTTCGGCAAGCCGCTGGTACAGATTGATGCCTTCGCGGCGGCGCAGAACCGCAACTACCGTGCTGACCGTTTTATCTGCGCCGATGCCAAAGTCGCGCTGGCGTACCTGGCCGATGCCCTGGGCGAGGCTGAAAAGGTCGATGCGGACTATGACCGCGCCATTGCGACTGTGGTTGAGCAGTCGGTGGCGGCCCTGAGCGACCAGGTGGGCAACTATGCCGGTATCTGCAACGCACTGCGTGACGCTCTGCCCGAGGATGGCATCCTGGTGCGGGACATCACCATGTCCGGCAGCACCTGGGGCAGCCGCCTATTCGAGGTTAACGGGGCCAACCGCAATATCCACTCACTGGCCGGTGCCATCGGCCTGGGCCTGGCCCACGCCATCGGCAGCGCCATTGCCAACCCGACCCGCAAGGTCGTGGGTCTGGTGGGTGACGGCGGCCTGATGCTCGGCATCGGCGAAATGGCCACCATGGTGCAGGAAAACACCGACCTGGTGCTGATCGTCATGAACGACAGCGGCTACGGTGTAATGCGCGGCATCCAGAACAACTACTTCGACGGTCGGCAGTACTACAACGAACTGCATACCCCCAACTACCGGGATGTCGGCACCGCAATGGGCATGCCGAGCTGGCAGGTGGGCTCGGTCGAAGAGTTTGATTCCGCCATCCGGGACGCCATCGCCATCGAGGGCCCGGCGGTGATCGAAGTCGACATGCACCGGGTCGGCCCGCTCAACTTCGCCGGCCCCCCACAGAAGAAGCTGTATTGA
- a CDS encoding cupin domain-containing protein, with the protein MTLKFEGWVKPEDKSLGDWLGGRIARFEDRTYDFDALKFQADYDPKYRRAQMRYMGTGATGVGADNNTVQAEHFTFSTMMLPAQCEGPLHVHDDVEEVFFMLRGTINLFVEHNGERFETTLRERDLISIPPGIYRGLFNPGQEDALMCVMLGTPRPQIPTYPEDHPLSQIKRG; encoded by the coding sequence ATGACGCTTAAGTTCGAAGGTTGGGTAAAGCCGGAAGACAAGTCCCTGGGTGATTGGCTCGGTGGTCGCATTGCCCGCTTTGAGGATCGCACCTACGATTTCGACGCCCTGAAATTCCAGGCCGACTACGACCCCAAGTACCGCCGTGCGCAAATGCGCTACATGGGAACCGGTGCTACCGGCGTGGGGGCGGACAACAATACCGTACAGGCCGAGCACTTCACCTTTTCGACCATGATGCTGCCGGCCCAGTGCGAAGGCCCGCTGCATGTGCATGACGATGTCGAGGAAGTGTTCTTCATGCTGCGCGGCACCATCAACCTCTTTGTCGAGCACAACGGCGAGCGTTTCGAGACGACCCTGCGCGAGCGCGACCTGATCTCGATCCCGCCCGGCATCTACCGTGGCCTGTTCAACCCGGGGCAGGAAGATGCGCTGATGTGCGTGATGCTGGGTACGCCCAGGCCGCAGATCCCGACCTACCCCGAGGATCACCCGCTGTCGCAGATCAAGCGGGGCTGA
- a CDS encoding sulfatase family protein — MQQPNFIIFMTDQQRADHLGCYGNPLLKTPHIDGLAEKGIRFERFYVSTPICQPNRACLATGQMASVNGVRQNGIPMSLHSTTFADVLRGAGYSTGLIGKAHYQNVTDIPAPARVPPGQGQVVADNLKHGNRNQRSGAAYDLEIRNRWAQDPQRALETPYYGFDHVRLCIGHADQVEGHYSAWLQARHDSPGSLRGPENALVAPGYSAPQCWRTALPEALYPTRYIEEQACAFLEQQAQEQRPFVLLVSFPDPHHPFTPPGRYWSMYDPDDVELPASFQHPVERLQGIPASAMVPYRWGDRNRESHWPFHVSERQARELIALNYGSISMVDDAIGAIIACARQQGLDKDTVMVFTSDHGDYMGDHGTMLKMGLHYQSVIRVPFVWRDPASDAQGKVDLRLGSAIDLAPTLLQRAGLRCPIGMQGLDLLGANRHDGVLIEDPGIQVFEDSDANSSITTLVTNDWRLSLHEGESWGELYNLKEDPDELHNLWLEPACLGIRAALYEQLLQRMIGLRDRTLSPTARA; from the coding sequence ATGCAGCAGCCCAACTTTATTATTTTCATGACCGACCAGCAGCGGGCCGACCACCTCGGGTGCTATGGCAACCCGCTGCTTAAAACCCCCCATATCGACGGTCTCGCCGAAAAGGGCATCCGCTTCGAGCGCTTTTATGTCTCGACGCCGATCTGCCAGCCCAACCGGGCCTGCCTGGCAACCGGCCAGATGGCCTCGGTCAATGGCGTACGCCAGAACGGCATTCCCATGTCCCTGCACAGCACGACCTTCGCCGATGTGCTGCGCGGGGCGGGTTACAGCACCGGCCTGATTGGCAAGGCCCACTACCAGAATGTCACCGACATACCGGCACCGGCGCGCGTCCCCCCCGGCCAGGGCCAGGTAGTCGCCGACAATCTGAAGCACGGCAACCGGAACCAGCGTAGCGGCGCGGCATACGACCTGGAAATCCGCAACCGCTGGGCACAGGACCCGCAGCGCGCCCTCGAGACGCCCTACTACGGCTTCGATCACGTGCGCCTGTGTATCGGCCACGCAGACCAGGTGGAGGGACATTACAGCGCCTGGCTCCAGGCCCGGCACGATTCGCCCGGCAGCCTCCGGGGCCCGGAAAATGCCCTGGTAGCCCCCGGATACAGCGCCCCCCAGTGCTGGCGCACCGCGCTGCCTGAAGCGCTCTATCCGACCCGCTATATCGAAGAACAAGCCTGTGCCTTTCTTGAACAGCAGGCACAGGAACAGCGTCCCTTTGTGCTGCTGGTGTCCTTCCCCGACCCCCATCACCCCTTCACACCGCCGGGGCGTTACTGGTCGATGTACGATCCGGACGACGTTGAACTGCCGGCCTCTTTCCAGCATCCGGTCGAGCGCCTGCAGGGCATTCCAGCTTCGGCAATGGTGCCCTATCGCTGGGGCGATCGGAACCGGGAATCACACTGGCCCTTCCATGTCAGCGAGCGCCAGGCACGGGAACTGATAGCGCTGAATTATGGTTCCATCTCGATGGTCGACGATGCCATTGGTGCCATCATCGCCTGCGCCAGGCAACAGGGGCTCGATAAGGATACCGTGATGGTGTTTACCTCGGATCACGGCGACTACATGGGCGACCATGGCACCATGCTGAAAATGGGCCTGCATTACCAGAGCGTGATCCGGGTACCCTTTGTCTGGCGTGACCCGGCCAGCGATGCCCAGGGCAAGGTCGACCTGCGCCTTGGCAGCGCCATCGACCTAGCACCAACTCTGCTGCAGCGCGCGGGGTTACGCTGCCCCATCGGCATGCAGGGGCTGGACCTGCTCGGCGCCAACCGACACGACGGCGTACTGATCGAGGACCCCGGCATCCAGGTATTTGAAGACAGTGATGCCAACTCCAGCATCACCACTCTGGTGACGAACGACTGGCGCCTGAGTCTGCACGAAGGAGAAAGCTGGGGGGAACTCTACAACCTGAAGGAAGATCCAGACGAGCTGCACAACCTCTGGCTGGAGCCCGCCTGCCTGGGGATCCGGGCAGCGCTGTACGAGCAGCTGCTACAACGCATGATCGGCCTGCGGGACCGCACACTGTCGCCCACGGCCCGGGCCTGA
- a CDS encoding LysR substrate-binding domain-containing protein, whose product MNQSNRPAEAMTSQDFLLQRVSLRQLFIFNKVCEFGSLRKTAEHLSIAQPSISAILRDLETTVEAPLLERSPRGVQLTSYGELFAQHARSILAAAEYAWNDLRDLKYARRGSLSVGILPLASNQAFTSAVGQLRAERPFVKVALKDGLYRDVIEMLRKGDVSIAYGWIAPDLEADTIKCTVLEREEWLIFGRHDHPLLRHDNLDPESLARAAWVVPLRNSAIRPLVAECFNLLEIGFPDNSLECSSMLFSRSLLAQTDHLMLAPKGLFLADLASGLLVSKSFSGRASRLSVGYMQRTNHVLSPSERFFVECLTQPLG is encoded by the coding sequence GTGAATCAATCGAATCGGCCGGCCGAGGCCATGACATCGCAGGATTTCCTGTTGCAGCGCGTCAGTCTGCGGCAGCTGTTTATTTTCAACAAGGTGTGTGAATTTGGCAGCCTGCGCAAGACGGCGGAACATCTATCGATCGCGCAGCCGAGCATCTCGGCGATTCTGCGGGACCTGGAGACGACCGTTGAAGCTCCGTTGCTGGAGCGGTCGCCGCGGGGTGTGCAGCTGACCTCCTACGGTGAACTGTTTGCCCAGCATGCGCGGAGTATCCTGGCCGCCGCCGAGTATGCCTGGAATGACCTGCGGGATTTGAAGTATGCGCGTCGCGGCTCCCTGTCCGTCGGTATCCTGCCGCTGGCATCCAATCAGGCCTTTACCTCCGCCGTCGGGCAATTGCGCGCGGAACGGCCCTTCGTCAAGGTCGCGCTCAAGGATGGACTCTACCGGGATGTTATCGAGATGCTGCGCAAGGGCGACGTGTCCATTGCCTATGGCTGGATTGCCCCGGACCTGGAGGCGGATACCATCAAGTGTACGGTGCTGGAGCGGGAGGAGTGGCTGATATTCGGCCGTCATGACCACCCGTTGCTGCGGCACGACAACCTGGATCCGGAATCGTTGGCCCGGGCTGCCTGGGTAGTGCCGCTGCGTAATTCGGCCATCAGACCGCTGGTGGCCGAGTGCTTCAACTTGCTGGAGATCGGCTTCCCAGATAACTCGCTGGAATGCAGTTCCATGCTGTTTTCCCGTTCGCTGCTGGCCCAGACCGATCATCTGATGCTGGCGCCAAAAGGGCTTTTTCTCGCAGACCTTGCCAGCGGTCTGCTGGTGTCGAAATCCTTCAGCGGCCGGGCATCGCGCCTGTCGGTGGGCTATATGCAACGCACCAATCATGTACTGTCGCCGTCCGAACGCTTCTTCGTGGAATGTCTGACGCAACCGTTGGGTTAA
- a CDS encoding aldehyde dehydrogenase, whose translation MTKPIFIAGQWKQGGGPVRATYFPADGSLNAEIATASAEDVEEAVQAAERAWREPQWRNRMPHERAAVLYRVADLISQRVDELASMQTRDNGKPLAETRGLVMSAAATARYFAAACETLDEQLPAQRSSEFMTLSVHEPLGVIAAITPWNSPIASEMQKIAPALAAGNAVIVKPADATPLAALALAELFEEAGLPKGLLSVLPGRGSVVGEALAAHPLVRKISFTGGTGTGRHLAHVAAEKLIPTSLELGGKSPTIVFEDADIELAARGVVYGIFSSSGQACIAGSRLFVHAKVYDRFMGRLLELTANLRVGHPEEPGTHMGPLISEAHLASVAGFVDQARAEGGEILCGGTRLAEGHMAQGSYYPPTIIAGLDNGASVCQQEIFGPVLVVLKFDDEADLLARANNSVFGLAAGIWSEDFRRAWRIGRQLEAGTIWINTYKKFSISAPFGGFKESGLGREKGRLGVLEYMQQKSVYLGLSDTPNPWAE comes from the coding sequence ATGACCAAACCTATCTTTATTGCCGGCCAGTGGAAGCAGGGGGGCGGCCCGGTGCGCGCGACCTATTTTCCGGCCGATGGCAGCCTGAATGCCGAAATCGCCACGGCCAGTGCAGAGGATGTGGAAGAGGCCGTACAGGCGGCGGAACGTGCCTGGCGCGAACCGCAGTGGCGCAACCGCATGCCCCACGAGCGGGCGGCGGTGCTGTACCGCGTGGCGGACCTGATCAGCCAGCGTGTCGATGAACTGGCCTCCATGCAGACCCGGGACAACGGCAAGCCACTGGCCGAAACCCGCGGCCTGGTCATGAGTGCCGCGGCTACTGCGCGCTATTTTGCCGCCGCCTGCGAAACCCTGGATGAGCAGCTGCCGGCGCAGCGCTCGAGCGAGTTCATGACCCTGAGCGTGCATGAGCCGCTGGGCGTTATTGCCGCTATCACGCCCTGGAATTCGCCCATTGCCAGCGAAATGCAGAAAATCGCCCCGGCACTGGCGGCAGGCAATGCGGTGATCGTCAAGCCCGCCGATGCCACGCCCCTGGCGGCGCTGGCTCTGGCCGAACTGTTCGAGGAAGCCGGCCTGCCGAAGGGGTTGCTCAGTGTACTGCCGGGCCGGGGTTCGGTGGTGGGTGAGGCCCTGGCGGCCCACCCGCTGGTGCGCAAGATCTCCTTTACCGGCGGCACCGGCACCGGGCGCCACCTGGCCCATGTCGCCGCTGAAAAGCTGATTCCGACGTCGCTGGAACTGGGTGGCAAGTCACCCACCATCGTGTTCGAGGATGCGGATATCGAGCTGGCGGCCAGGGGTGTCGTTTACGGCATCTTCAGCTCCTCGGGCCAGGCCTGCATCGCCGGCTCGCGCCTGTTTGTGCATGCCAAGGTGTATGACCGCTTCATGGGCCGCCTGCTGGAATTGACCGCCAACTTGCGGGTCGGTCATCCGGAGGAGCCCGGCACCCATATGGGACCGCTGATCAGCGAGGCGCACCTGGCGTCGGTGGCCGGTTTTGTCGACCAGGCCCGCGCCGAGGGCGGCGAAATCCTCTGTGGCGGTACCCGCCTGGCCGAGGGGCACATGGCCCAGGGCAGCTACTACCCGCCAACCATCATTGCCGGGCTGGATAACGGGGCCAGCGTCTGTCAGCAAGAGATATTCGGGCCGGTGCTGGTGGTGCTGAAGTTCGATGACGAGGCTGACCTGCTGGCCCGCGCCAACAACAGCGTCTTCGGTCTTGCGGCCGGCATCTGGAGCGAGGATTTCCGCCGTGCCTGGCGCATCGGTCGCCAGCTGGAGGCCGGCACCATCTGGATCAACACCTACAAGAAATTCTCCATATCGGCGCCCTTTGGCGGCTTCAAGGAGAGCGGTCTGGGTCGCGAAAAGGGACGCCTGGGCGTGCTCGAGTACATGCAACAGAAGAGCGTCTATCTGGGGCTGAGCGACACGCCGAACCCCTGGGCCGAATAA